From Micromonospora echinospora, one genomic window encodes:
- a CDS encoding ABC transporter ATP-binding protein translates to MTNPILPVASPRESRAWLGAELRARKGATGITLVVGLLAAGTSIVPAYALGLLVDRVRAGGGTTALVPVAVTIVIAAVVGGLATGAGAHLIRRLGARILADLRERAVDTALRLPVAVLDRAGRGDLISRVGADISAIDRAVSDVLPTMISALLLAAISLAAIIGIDWRLGLAGAVAVPLYVLGARWYLPRAAPAYAAERVAIAHRSQQFVESVQGIRTVHAYRLEDRHLAGIAGASRRARDISMSVFALYTRFVGRINGAELAGLGSVLVVGFLLVRQGAVTLGEVSAAALLLHRLFGPILLLMVTFDKAQDAGASLARLVGVLRMEAESRAGVTTASARDLVLAGVSFSYDGVTPVLRDVSLRVEPGHHVALVGSTGAGKTTVASLAAGVLRPGQGNATLGGVPVTELPARTIAMVSQETHVFAGPLREDLRMARPQASPDELTAALARVGALAWALNLPDGLDTVVGDGGHPLTPAQAQQLALARVVLLDPAVVVLDEATAEAGSAGARDLEQAAASALEGRTALVVAHRLTQAVSADHIIVMEHGEIVESGPHAELIEAGGSYARLWTAWAARATDGKEPAAQRR, encoded by the coding sequence ATGACGAACCCGATCCTGCCTGTGGCCAGCCCGCGTGAGAGCAGAGCGTGGCTCGGCGCCGAACTGCGAGCCCGCAAGGGGGCCACCGGCATCACGCTGGTTGTCGGGCTGCTCGCCGCCGGCACCTCGATCGTTCCCGCCTACGCCCTCGGCCTGCTGGTCGACCGAGTCCGGGCCGGCGGCGGCACCACGGCCCTCGTTCCGGTCGCCGTGACCATCGTGATCGCCGCAGTCGTCGGCGGCCTGGCGACCGGTGCCGGTGCCCACCTCATCCGCCGGCTGGGCGCACGGATTCTCGCTGACCTGCGCGAACGCGCCGTGGACACCGCGTTGCGCCTGCCCGTGGCGGTGCTCGACCGGGCGGGCCGGGGCGACCTGATCTCGCGGGTCGGCGCGGACATCAGCGCCATCGACAGGGCCGTCTCCGACGTACTACCCACCATGATCTCCGCACTGCTCCTCGCGGCGATCAGCCTCGCCGCGATCATCGGCATCGACTGGCGACTCGGGCTGGCCGGCGCGGTCGCCGTCCCGCTCTACGTGCTGGGGGCACGGTGGTACCTCCCACGGGCCGCTCCGGCCTACGCGGCGGAACGGGTCGCCATCGCGCATCGGTCCCAGCAGTTCGTCGAGAGCGTGCAGGGCATCCGTACGGTGCACGCCTACCGGTTGGAGGATCGACACCTCGCCGGCATCGCCGGTGCTTCCCGACGCGCCCGAGACATCTCGATGAGCGTGTTCGCCCTCTACACGCGGTTCGTGGGGCGCATCAACGGGGCAGAGCTGGCCGGGCTCGGCTCGGTGCTGGTGGTGGGATTCCTCCTCGTACGCCAGGGAGCTGTCACCCTCGGCGAGGTCTCGGCGGCCGCCTTGCTGTTGCACCGCCTGTTCGGTCCGATCCTCCTGCTGATGGTCACCTTCGACAAGGCCCAGGACGCCGGGGCCAGCCTCGCCCGCCTCGTCGGTGTGCTCCGCATGGAGGCCGAAAGCCGCGCAGGCGTCACCACCGCGTCAGCGCGCGACCTCGTCCTGGCCGGCGTCAGCTTCAGCTACGACGGGGTCACACCCGTCCTGCGTGACGTCTCCCTGCGAGTCGAGCCGGGTCACCATGTCGCGCTGGTCGGCTCCACCGGGGCCGGAAAGACCACCGTCGCATCGCTCGCCGCCGGGGTCCTCCGGCCCGGACAGGGCAACGCCACTCTCGGCGGTGTTCCCGTCACCGAGCTGCCCGCCCGCACGATCGCCATGGTCAGTCAGGAGACCCACGTGTTCGCCGGTCCGCTCCGCGAGGACCTGCGGATGGCCAGGCCACAAGCCTCGCCGGACGAACTCACCGCCGCCCTGGCCCGCGTCGGCGCCCTGGCGTGGGCGCTCAACCTCCCCGACGGCCTGGACACCGTGGTCGGCGATGGCGGCCACCCCCTGACCCCGGCGCAGGCGCAGCAGTTGGCGCTCGCCCGGGTGGTGCTGCTCGACCCGGCGGTCGTGGTGCTGGACGAGGCGACCGCCGAAGCCGGCAGCGCGGGTGCGCGCGACCTCGAACAGGCGGCCGCCTCGGCGCTGGAAGGACGAACCGCGCTGGTCGTCGCCCACCGCCTCACCCAGGCCGTGTCCGCGGACCACATCATCGTCATGGAACATGGCGAGATCGTGGAGAGCGGTCCGCACGCCGAGCTGATCGAGGCGGGCGGAAGCTATGCCCGCCTGTGGACGGCATGGGCGGCCCGAGCCACAGACGGCAAGGAGCCAGCCGCTCAGCGGAGGTAG
- a CDS encoding ABC transporter ATP-binding protein — translation MSKSSPGTAVLRRAVARNGRRLWTGTALASVYQLCAALVPVLIGVVVDRAVATGDVGALLIWITVLALVYLVLVVTYRHGARRLQRAIAEEGHRLRVEVAARILDPRVLRTDRPTGDLLAISNTDADYTSYLLDHIPRITSALVAVTVSAVTLLLISAPLGLTVLVAIPIVLAVLNLTAPLIARRVKEQQDQAGRATALATDLVTGLRPLRGIGAQDTGAERYRQVSRHSLAATLRASRTQNGYLSAATTLSALLTGGIAIMAGWFALTGRITVDQFITVIGSAQFLIEPFGVLSVVPSWTAAARGAADRVAAVTQAGVTLPPPAAAPGGIECDLRLTDVTYGPLAGLDLHVRPGEFVGVVADRPADAEALARVLAVPDSYKGDILLGGERLETVDRGRARRLLHTEPHRTDLFTGTLTSNIAIHDDHGGRLAEALRAAAADEVAHLHPEGLHMPVTERGANLSGGQRQRVAFARALLAGPPLLVLHDPTTAVDAVTEQAMADGIRALRHGPGACYGTVVITSSPTLLAAADRVVFIGDGSVTAEGSHAELVTHDDRYRRAVLR, via the coding sequence GTGAGCAAGTCCAGTCCCGGAACCGCCGTCCTGCGCAGGGCGGTCGCCCGCAACGGGCGACGCCTCTGGACCGGAACGGCGTTGGCCAGCGTGTACCAGCTCTGCGCGGCACTGGTGCCGGTCCTCATCGGTGTCGTCGTGGACCGGGCCGTCGCCACCGGCGACGTGGGCGCGCTGCTCATCTGGATCACGGTGCTGGCACTGGTCTATCTCGTCCTGGTGGTGACGTACCGTCACGGCGCTCGGCGACTGCAACGGGCCATCGCCGAGGAGGGCCACCGGCTACGGGTGGAGGTGGCGGCGAGGATCCTGGACCCACGCGTGCTCCGGACCGACCGGCCCACCGGTGACCTGCTCGCGATCTCCAACACGGATGCCGACTACACCTCCTACCTGCTCGATCACATCCCCCGGATCACCAGTGCGCTGGTGGCGGTCACGGTCAGCGCGGTCACACTGCTGCTGATCTCGGCGCCGCTCGGGCTGACCGTGCTGGTCGCGATCCCGATCGTGCTGGCAGTCCTCAACCTCACCGCACCGCTGATCGCGAGGCGCGTCAAGGAGCAGCAGGACCAGGCCGGTAGGGCCACCGCGCTCGCCACGGATCTGGTGACCGGGCTGCGCCCCCTGCGCGGCATCGGCGCCCAGGACACCGGCGCCGAGCGCTACCGCCAGGTGAGCCGCCACTCCCTGGCGGCCACACTGCGCGCCTCCCGGACCCAGAACGGGTACCTGAGCGCGGCCACGACGCTCAGCGCCCTGCTGACCGGCGGCATCGCGATCATGGCGGGCTGGTTCGCGCTGACCGGTCGCATCACGGTCGACCAGTTCATCACGGTGATCGGCTCCGCGCAGTTCCTCATCGAGCCGTTCGGCGTCCTCTCGGTCGTACCCAGCTGGACCGCCGCGGCGCGCGGCGCGGCGGACCGGGTGGCCGCCGTCACCCAGGCCGGGGTGACCCTGCCGCCGCCCGCCGCCGCACCCGGTGGCATCGAGTGCGACCTGCGCCTGACCGACGTCACCTACGGCCCGCTGGCCGGTCTCGACCTGCACGTCCGCCCCGGCGAGTTCGTCGGCGTCGTGGCCGACCGGCCGGCGGACGCCGAGGCGCTGGCGCGCGTACTGGCGGTACCCGACTCCTACAAGGGTGACATCCTGCTCGGCGGAGAACGGCTGGAAACCGTGGACCGTGGCCGAGCACGCCGCCTGCTGCACACCGAACCGCACCGCACCGATCTGTTCACCGGCACCCTCACCTCGAACATCGCCATCCACGACGACCACGGCGGACGACTCGCCGAAGCCCTGCGCGCCGCTGCCGCCGACGAGGTGGCCCACCTGCATCCGGAAGGTCTGCACATGCCGGTCACCGAACGCGGCGCGAACCTGTCCGGCGGCCAGCGCCAGCGCGTCGCTTTCGCCCGCGCGTTGCTCGCCGGGCCGCCGCTGCTGGTCCTGCACGACCCGACCACCGCCGTCGACGCGGTCACCGAGCAGGCCATGGCCGACGGCATCCGTGCGCTGCGGCACGGACCGGGCGCGTGCTACGGCACCGTCGTCATCACCAGCAGCCCGACGTTGCTCGCCGCCGCCGACCGGGTCGTGTTCATCGGGGACGGCAGCGTCACCGCCGAGGGTTCACACGCCGAACTCGTCACGCACGACGACCGATACCGTCGGGCGGTGCTGCGATGA
- a CDS encoding iron-siderophore ABC transporter substrate-binding protein — protein sequence MRLSRLLTGIVAVTTTLALAACGGSSDTDETPAASGNATTTFPLTITHALGTTTIEKKPERVATVNWANHEVPLALGIVPVGYAKANFGDEDGDGLLPWDAAKLKELGASTPVLFDETDGIDFEAVANTKPDVILAAYSGLTKQDYDTLTKIAPVVAYPQAPWATSWRDSIKLESQALGLAAEGDALIAKIEKQMKDEAARYPKLAGKSVMFLTHLDSTDLSKISFYTTHDTRAQFFNDLGMKHPESIAKASATTKEFSLTQSAEQVQNLSDVDIIVTYGDAEGKTLAALQKDPLLSKIPAIKRGSFVSLPDSTPVATAANPTPLAVSFVLKDYVELLAAAADKI from the coding sequence ATGCGCCTCTCCCGGTTACTCACCGGAATCGTCGCGGTCACCACCACGCTCGCGCTCGCCGCGTGCGGCGGATCGTCCGACACCGACGAGACGCCCGCCGCGTCCGGAAACGCGACGACGACGTTCCCCCTGACGATCACCCACGCCCTGGGCACCACCACGATCGAGAAGAAGCCCGAGCGGGTCGCCACCGTCAACTGGGCCAACCACGAGGTCCCCCTCGCCCTGGGGATCGTCCCGGTCGGCTACGCCAAGGCCAACTTCGGCGACGAGGACGGCGACGGCCTGCTGCCCTGGGACGCCGCCAAGCTCAAGGAACTCGGCGCGTCGACACCCGTGCTGTTCGACGAGACCGACGGCATCGACTTCGAGGCGGTGGCGAACACCAAGCCGGACGTCATCCTGGCCGCTTACTCCGGTCTGACCAAGCAGGACTACGACACCCTGACGAAGATCGCGCCGGTCGTCGCGTATCCGCAGGCGCCCTGGGCCACGTCGTGGCGCGACAGCATCAAGCTGGAGAGCCAGGCCCTCGGCCTGGCCGCCGAGGGCGACGCGCTGATCGCGAAGATCGAGAAGCAGATGAAGGACGAGGCGGCGCGCTACCCGAAGCTGGCCGGCAAGTCGGTGATGTTCCTGACCCATCTCGATTCGACCGATCTAAGCAAGATCAGCTTCTACACCACGCACGATACCCGGGCCCAGTTCTTCAACGACCTCGGCATGAAGCATCCGGAGAGCATCGCGAAGGCCTCCGCGACAACCAAGGAGTTCAGCCTCACGCAGAGCGCGGAGCAGGTACAGAACCTCAGTGATGTGGACATCATCGTCACCTACGGTGACGCCGAGGGCAAGACGCTGGCCGCGTTGCAGAAGGACCCACTGCTCTCCAAGATCCCGGCGATCAAGCGGGGCTCGTTCGTCTCGCTTCCGGACAGCACCCCGGTCGCCACCGCCGCCAACCCGACGCCGCTCGCCGTGTCGTTCGTGCTCAAGGACTACGTCGAACTGCTCGCCGCCGCCGCCGACAAGATCTGA
- a CDS encoding FecCD family ABC transporter permease, which yields MTTATKPGPDVVALRRPARARLGWLLVVLAVLVLVMLASVAFGSRIVGWSDITAAFGGTDDTLNQAAVVKRIPRTVLAALVGAALALSGAVMQGVTRNPLADPGILGVNMGAMLAIAVGMVTVGLYTATAYIWFAIAGAAVSTLFVYAVGSIGRAGATPLKIALAGAATSAALSSLVVAVVLPRGDIAENFQSWQVGGVGGATWESIGQVLPFLITGLVICLLCARALNSLALGDELAAGLGERVALVRGVAALGAVMLCGAATAVAGPIAFVGLIVPHLCRLLVGLDHRWLLPFVTLVGAGLLTAADVVGRMVNRPDEIEAGIITALIGAPFFIYVVRRQKVREL from the coding sequence ATGACCACTGCAACCAAGCCCGGGCCGGACGTCGTTGCCCTGCGACGTCCGGCCCGGGCTCGCCTGGGCTGGCTGCTGGTCGTCCTGGCCGTCCTCGTCCTGGTGATGCTCGCGTCGGTCGCCTTCGGTTCCCGGATCGTGGGCTGGTCCGACATCACCGCCGCCTTCGGCGGCACCGACGACACGCTCAACCAGGCAGCCGTGGTCAAGCGCATCCCGCGTACGGTTCTCGCGGCGCTCGTCGGCGCGGCGTTGGCACTGTCCGGCGCGGTGATGCAGGGCGTCACCCGCAACCCGCTCGCCGACCCGGGCATCCTCGGCGTGAACATGGGCGCGATGCTGGCGATCGCGGTCGGCATGGTCACCGTCGGCCTGTACACCGCCACGGCGTACATCTGGTTCGCCATCGCCGGCGCGGCCGTGTCCACCCTCTTCGTCTACGCGGTCGGCTCGATCGGGCGCGCCGGTGCCACCCCGCTGAAGATCGCGCTGGCCGGTGCGGCCACCTCCGCCGCCCTCTCCTCGCTGGTGGTGGCGGTCGTGCTGCCGCGCGGTGACATCGCCGAGAACTTCCAGTCCTGGCAGGTCGGCGGGGTCGGCGGCGCGACCTGGGAGAGCATCGGCCAGGTGCTGCCGTTCCTGATCACCGGCCTGGTCATCTGCCTGCTCTGCGCCCGGGCGCTCAACTCGCTGGCCCTCGGCGACGAACTGGCCGCCGGCCTCGGCGAACGCGTCGCTCTGGTACGCGGGGTCGCCGCTCTCGGCGCGGTGATGCTGTGCGGGGCGGCCACCGCGGTCGCCGGGCCGATCGCGTTCGTCGGCCTGATCGTCCCGCACCTGTGCCGACTGCTCGTCGGTCTCGACCACCGCTGGCTACTGCCGTTCGTCACGCTCGTCGGGGCCGGGCTGCTGACCGCCGCGGACGTCGTCGGTCGGATGGTGAACCGGCCCGACGAGATCGAGGCCGGCATCATCACCGCCCTGATCGGCGCCCCGTTCTTCATCTACGTCGTCCGCCGGCAGAAGGTACGCGAACTGTGA
- a CDS encoding FecCD family ABC transporter permease, whose protein sequence is MSSRTLEAVTRGRVRRSRRRHTVLAALGVAVATMVVVSLMVGQTFYPPGDVLRVILGETVPGASFTVGELRLPRTVLALAAGLCFGMGGVTFQTMLRNPLASPDIIGISSAAAFGIIVLNLAESGVSVFAIVAALGVAVIIYVLSFKDGVAGTRLVLIGIGIAAMLNSATSYILNQAGQWDLQAATRWLNGSLNGSTWDETIPVLIALAVFGPVLLSQARNLTMLQLGDDTAAALGTRLERTRLVSIVAAVGLIAFATSATGPIAFVAFLAGPIAARLTGPGGSLLVPSGLVGALLVLVADFLGQFAFDTRFPVGVITGVLGAPYLIYLLVRTNRAGGSL, encoded by the coding sequence GTGAGCAGCAGGACCCTCGAGGCCGTCACCCGCGGCCGGGTCCGGCGCAGCCGGCGGCGGCACACCGTGCTGGCCGCCCTCGGCGTGGCGGTGGCGACGATGGTCGTCGTCTCGCTGATGGTCGGGCAAACCTTCTACCCGCCCGGCGACGTGCTGCGGGTGATCCTCGGCGAGACCGTGCCCGGCGCCTCGTTCACCGTGGGTGAACTCCGTCTGCCCCGTACGGTCCTGGCCCTGGCGGCAGGGCTCTGCTTCGGAATGGGTGGCGTCACCTTCCAGACCATGCTGCGCAACCCCCTCGCGAGCCCCGACATCATCGGCATCAGCTCGGCCGCGGCCTTCGGCATCATCGTGCTCAACCTCGCTGAGAGCGGCGTCTCGGTCTTTGCCATCGTCGCCGCACTCGGCGTCGCCGTCATCATCTACGTGCTGTCGTTCAAGGACGGGGTGGCCGGCACCCGGCTCGTGCTGATCGGCATCGGCATCGCCGCCATGCTCAACAGCGCCACCTCGTACATCCTCAACCAGGCCGGCCAGTGGGACCTGCAGGCCGCGACACGCTGGCTCAACGGCAGCCTCAACGGCTCCACCTGGGACGAAACCATCCCGGTGTTGATCGCGCTGGCCGTGTTCGGCCCGGTGCTGCTGAGCCAGGCGCGGAACCTGACCATGCTGCAACTCGGGGACGACACCGCTGCGGCTCTGGGAACCCGGCTGGAACGTACCCGGTTGGTGTCGATCGTCGCGGCTGTCGGGCTGATCGCGTTCGCCACCTCGGCCACCGGACCGATCGCGTTCGTGGCCTTCCTGGCCGGACCGATCGCGGCCCGGCTGACCGGGCCCGGTGGCTCGCTGCTGGTGCCGTCCGGGCTGGTCGGCGCACTGCTGGTGCTGGTCGCCGACTTTCTCGGCCAGTTCGCCTTCGACACCCGCTTCCCGGTGGGTGTGATCACCGGCGTGCTCGGCGCCCCGTACCTCATCTACCTGCTCGTCCGCACCAACCGCGCGGGAGGCTCGCTGTGA
- a CDS encoding ABC transporter ATP-binding protein — protein sequence MTTDHCLTVEKLTVGYGDRAVIESLDLLVPPGKITAIVGANACGKSTLLRSMSRLLAPRTGHVLLDGREVHKMPAKELARTLGLLPQSPIAPDGITVADLVGRGRNPHQRILSRWSKDDDLAVAAALDATHTADLADRSVDELSGGQRQRVWIAMALAQQTDLLLLDEPTTFLDVSHQVEVLDLLTDLNTDRGTTIVMVLHDLNMAARYANHLIALAGGDLHAAGEPAAVLTEECVRTVFGLDSQVIIDPVSGKPLMLPIGRHHVQLAMQ from the coding sequence GTGACCACCGACCATTGCCTGACCGTGGAGAAACTGACCGTCGGCTACGGCGATCGCGCCGTCATCGAGTCACTCGACCTGCTCGTGCCGCCTGGCAAGATCACCGCCATCGTCGGCGCCAACGCCTGCGGCAAGTCGACGCTGCTGCGGTCGATGTCGCGGTTACTGGCACCGCGCACCGGTCATGTTCTGCTCGACGGCCGGGAGGTGCACAAGATGCCGGCCAAAGAGCTGGCCCGCACCCTCGGCCTGCTCCCGCAGTCGCCGATCGCGCCGGACGGCATCACCGTCGCCGACCTCGTCGGCCGGGGCCGCAACCCGCACCAGCGGATCCTGTCGCGATGGAGCAAGGACGACGACCTCGCGGTGGCCGCCGCGCTCGATGCCACCCACACCGCCGACCTGGCCGACCGGTCGGTCGACGAACTCTCCGGTGGGCAGCGCCAGCGGGTGTGGATCGCGATGGCGCTGGCCCAGCAGACCGACCTGCTACTGCTCGACGAGCCGACCACCTTCCTCGACGTCAGCCACCAGGTCGAGGTGTTGGACCTGCTCACCGACCTGAACACCGATCGCGGCACCACGATCGTGATGGTGCTGCACGACCTGAACATGGCGGCCCGCTACGCGAACCACCTGATCGCCCTGGCCGGCGGCGACCTGCACGCCGCCGGCGAACCGGCCGCAGTGCTGACCGAGGAGTGCGTACGCACCGTCTTCGGCCTGGACAGCCAGGTCATCATCGACCCGGTCTCCGGCAAGCCGCTGATGCTGCCGATCGGCCGCCACCATGTCCAACTCGCGATGCAGTAG
- a CDS encoding lysine N(6)-hydroxylase/L-ornithine N(5)-oxygenase family protein, producing MAHASSPAELPVLDMVGVGFGPSNLALAVALAENHQPTGTRHQVTALFFERQQQFGWHRGMLLDDATMQVSFLKDLVTLRNPASRFSFLSYLHARGRLVDFINHKTLYPLRVEYHDYLEWAAAQVDDLVRYGHQVVGIAPVASEEGTDLLDVLVDTGHGTTVYRARNVVLATGLRPRLPAGIVPDDRIWHNRDLLFNLDRLAGAPPSRIVVVGAGQSAAEVAAHLLERFPAAEVCAVFSRYGYSPADDSPFANRIFDPAAVDDFFAAPPEVKASLMGYHANTNYSVVDGDLIADLYRRSYREQVLGRRRLRLHNVSRLVGASSVSDRVEVTVQDLTTGEHHTLDADLLVCSTGYDPVEPTTLLGELDRHCLRDPAGRLRVARDYRIVTDGTIRCGIYLQGGTEHSHGISSSLLSNGAVRAAEILDSITNRLDLAAGATIHPATVGST from the coding sequence ATGGCGCACGCCTCGTCACCGGCCGAGTTGCCCGTACTCGACATGGTCGGCGTCGGGTTCGGTCCCTCCAACCTGGCGCTGGCCGTCGCACTGGCCGAGAATCACCAGCCCACCGGAACGCGCCACCAGGTCACCGCACTTTTCTTCGAGCGTCAGCAACAGTTCGGCTGGCACCGGGGAATGCTCCTCGACGACGCGACGATGCAGGTCTCCTTCCTCAAGGACCTGGTCACCCTGCGCAATCCGGCCAGCCGGTTCAGTTTCCTGTCGTACCTGCACGCCCGGGGCCGCCTGGTCGACTTCATCAACCACAAGACCCTCTATCCGCTCCGGGTGGAGTACCACGACTACCTGGAATGGGCCGCCGCCCAGGTCGACGACCTGGTCCGCTACGGCCACCAGGTGGTCGGCATCGCACCGGTGGCGTCGGAGGAGGGGACCGACCTACTCGACGTGCTCGTCGACACCGGGCACGGCACCACTGTCTACCGCGCCCGCAACGTGGTGCTCGCCACCGGCCTGCGGCCCCGGCTTCCGGCCGGGATCGTCCCCGACGACCGGATCTGGCACAACCGCGACCTGCTGTTCAACCTGGACCGGCTGGCCGGTGCCCCGCCGTCGCGGATCGTAGTCGTCGGCGCCGGACAGAGCGCGGCGGAGGTCGCCGCCCACCTGCTCGAACGCTTCCCGGCCGCGGAGGTCTGCGCCGTCTTCTCCCGGTACGGCTACAGCCCGGCCGACGACAGCCCGTTCGCCAACCGCATCTTTGACCCCGCCGCAGTGGACGACTTCTTCGCCGCACCGCCCGAGGTGAAGGCGAGCCTCATGGGGTACCACGCCAACACCAACTACTCGGTCGTGGACGGTGACCTGATCGCCGACCTCTACCGGCGCAGCTACCGGGAGCAGGTGCTCGGGCGACGGCGACTACGGCTGCACAACGTCTCCCGGCTGGTCGGCGCGTCGTCGGTGTCCGACCGGGTCGAGGTGACCGTGCAGGACCTGACCACCGGCGAGCACCACACCCTCGACGCCGACCTCCTGGTCTGCTCCACCGGTTACGACCCGGTCGAACCCACGACCCTGCTTGGGGAGCTGGACCGCCACTGCCTCCGCGACCCGGCCGGCCGGCTGCGGGTGGCCCGCGACTACCGGATCGTCACCGACGGGACCATCCGCTGCGGCATCTACCTCCAGGGCGGCACCGAGCATTCGCACGGCATCAGCTCCTCACTGCTCTCCAACGGGGCAGTGCGGGCGGCCGAGATTCTCGACTCGATCACCAACCGGCTGGACCTGGCCGCAGGCGCCACCATCCATCCCGCCACCGTCGGCAGCACCTGA
- a CDS encoding methionyl-tRNA formyltransferase, with amino-acid sequence MRVIMFGYQTWGHRTLQALLESEHEVALVVTHPKSNHAYEQMWDDSVADLAREHGIPVEIRQRPDDSLAEAVKRTDADIIVATNWRTWLPPSIYDLPRHGTLNVHDSLLPAYAGFSPLIWAMINGEPEVGVTAHLMDEVLDAGDIVLQRAVPVGPTDTTTDLFHRTLALFGPITLDGLALIASGRTDFTPQDRSRASFFHKRSLEDSRIDWTWPAEDLERLVRALSDPYPNAFTHHRGARIRILEAAVSEGCYGGTPGRIFIREGDGIVIVAGAEARRGRSHGLVVKRVRTDDGTEHAATDYFHTMGGYLTDRP; translated from the coding sequence ATGCGGGTAATCATGTTCGGCTATCAGACCTGGGGACACCGGACCCTCCAGGCGCTGCTCGAATCCGAGCACGAGGTGGCGCTGGTGGTCACCCACCCGAAGAGCAACCACGCGTACGAACAGATGTGGGACGACTCGGTCGCCGACCTCGCCCGGGAGCACGGCATCCCGGTGGAGATCCGGCAGCGCCCCGACGACTCGCTGGCCGAGGCCGTCAAGCGGACCGACGCCGACATCATCGTGGCGACCAACTGGCGCACCTGGCTGCCGCCGAGCATCTACGACCTGCCCCGCCACGGCACCCTTAACGTGCACGACTCGCTGCTGCCCGCGTACGCCGGCTTCTCGCCGCTGATCTGGGCAATGATCAACGGCGAGCCCGAGGTCGGGGTGACCGCCCACCTGATGGACGAGGTGCTCGACGCCGGTGACATCGTCCTGCAACGCGCGGTACCGGTCGGGCCGACCGACACCACCACGGACCTGTTCCACCGGACCCTCGCCCTGTTCGGGCCGATCACCCTGGACGGGCTGGCGCTGATCGCCTCGGGCCGCACCGACTTCACACCCCAGGACCGAAGCCGGGCGAGCTTCTTCCACAAGCGGTCCCTTGAGGACAGCCGCATCGACTGGACCTGGCCCGCCGAAGACCTCGAGCGCCTGGTCAGAGCGCTGTCCGACCCGTACCCGAACGCATTCACCCACCACCGTGGCGCCCGGATCCGGATCCTGGAAGCCGCCGTCAGCGAGGGCTGCTACGGCGGCACCCCGGGCCGGATCTTCATCCGGGAGGGCGACGGCATCGTCATCGTGGCCGGCGCGGAGGCCCGCCGGGGACGCAGTCACGGCCTGGTCGTCAAGCGGGTACGCACCGACGACGGCACGGAGCACGCGGCCACCGACTACTTCCACACCATGGGCGGGTACCTCACCGACCGGCCCTGA
- a CDS encoding TauD/TfdA family dioxygenase — MSTSVPSPQAVLPLVIEGTGVAVEHLRTNRATVRRSLTAHGAVLLRGFDVGGVEGFEDCVRALSGAPLTYTEQSTPRSRIKGNVYTSTEYPPHAEIPLHTEMSYQAVWPLVLFFYCVEPPHTRGATPLASTRLVYELIDPSVREEFERRRWMVLRNYGDDVGLRWWTAFDTEDRAQVERLCRAGGVVPEWVGARGLRTRAVRDAVHRHPVTGDPVWFNHIVLFHESSLDPDVREAIRDIYGEDGFPHNTYYGDGAVIPDDVVDHLRQCYRAASIRFDYRREDLVIVDNMAVAHGREPYTGPRRIAVAMSEPSDGR; from the coding sequence ATGAGCACCTCGGTGCCGTCGCCACAGGCGGTGTTACCCCTGGTCATCGAGGGAACGGGCGTCGCTGTCGAACACCTTCGGACCAACCGCGCCACGGTTCGTCGCAGTCTCACCGCGCACGGCGCGGTGTTGCTGCGCGGATTCGACGTCGGTGGTGTCGAGGGCTTCGAGGACTGCGTACGCGCACTGTCCGGTGCCCCGTTGACCTACACCGAGCAGTCCACCCCCCGCAGCCGGATCAAAGGCAACGTCTACACGTCGACCGAGTACCCCCCGCACGCGGAGATTCCGCTGCACACCGAGATGTCCTATCAGGCGGTGTGGCCGCTGGTGCTCTTCTTCTACTGCGTCGAACCGCCGCACACCCGGGGCGCCACGCCGCTGGCCTCGACCAGGCTGGTGTACGAGCTGATCGACCCGAGCGTCCGCGAGGAGTTCGAGCGCCGCCGCTGGATGGTGCTGCGCAACTACGGCGACGACGTGGGCCTGCGCTGGTGGACCGCGTTCGACACCGAGGACCGGGCCCAGGTCGAGCGGCTGTGCCGGGCCGGCGGCGTCGTGCCGGAGTGGGTCGGCGCGCGCGGCCTGCGTACCCGGGCGGTGCGGGACGCCGTCCACCGGCACCCGGTCACCGGGGATCCCGTGTGGTTCAACCACATCGTCCTGTTCCACGAGAGCAGCCTCGACCCGGACGTCCGGGAGGCCATCCGGGACATCTACGGCGAGGACGGCTTCCCCCACAACACCTACTACGGTGACGGCGCCGTGATCCCCGACGACGTCGTGGACCACCTGCGCCAGTGCTACCGGGCCGCGTCGATCCGGTTCGACTACCGACGCGAGGATCTCGTGATCGTGGACAACATGGCGGTGGCGCACGGCCGCGAGCCGTACACCGGCCCGCGCCGGATCGCGGTCGCGATGTCGGAGCCGTCGGACGGTCGGTGA